From a region of the Gymnogyps californianus isolate 813 chromosome 22, ASM1813914v2, whole genome shotgun sequence genome:
- the HEYL gene encoding hairy/enhancer-of-split related with YRPW motif-like protein, translated as MKRLCEESSSDTESDGTIDVGREEEYSHVSRSVSPTTTSQIQARKKRRGIIEKRRRDRINSSLSELRRLVPTAFEKQGSSKLEKAEILQMTVDHLKMLHATGGTGFLDARALAVDYRSIGFRECLTEVVRYLGILEGQNAADPIRLRLLSHLNNYVAEMEPSPVATSLLPIQTWPWSFLHSAAGPVQIPRREAAPAPVVLTASSLAYPSPAVRPAPLRRVPSDMLPSRRSFLAGRMASSSRRARGAGSSAAVAAVPRMPSPAGVLREGSSKSSQIATFLFSPASAGIPVPPAYTAPPALGAAAQGPGIRVGTSRICRSWATEIGAF; from the exons GCTGTGCGAGGAGAGCTCGTCCGACACGGAGTCGGACGGCACCATCGACGTGGGCCGGGAGGAAGAGTACAG ccaTGTTTCCAGGTCTGTGTCTCCCACTACGACATCTCAGATACAAgccaggaagaagaggagaggg ATCATTGAGAAGCGGCGCCGTGACCGTATCAACAGCAGCCTCTCCGAACTGCGGCGCCTGGTGCCCACCGCCTTCGAGAAGCAG GGGTCTTCCAagctggagaaggcagaaatTCTACAAATGACAGTAGATCACTTAAAAATGCTTCACGCCACTGGAGGAACAG GCTTCTTAGATGCTCGAGCTCTGGCCGTGGATTACAGGAGTATCGGCTTCCGCGAATGTCTCACTGAAGTTGTCAGGTACCTGGGCATCCTCGAGGGCCAAAACGCCGCCGACCCCATCCGGCTGCGACTCCTCTCCCACCTGAATAATTACGTGGCAGAAATGGAGCCTTCGCCTGTGGCCACTTCCCTCCTGCCCATCCAGACGTGGCCGTGGTCCTTCCTCCACAGCGCTGCTGGCCCCGTGCAAATCCCCAGGAGGGAGGCTGCTCCCGCTCCAGTTGTTTTGACTGCATCTTCCCTGGCTTACCCAAGCCCCGCTGTGAGGCCAGCCCCGCTTCGCCGTGTCCCCAGCGACATGCTGCCGTCCCGCCGAAGCTTCCTGGCCGGCAGGATGGCCTCTTCCAGCCGGAGGGCCCGAGGCGCGGGCTCGTCCGCGGCCGTAGCAGCCGTGCCCAGGATGCCATCGCCAGCGGGCGTATTGAGAGAGGGCTCGTCTAAGAGCAGCCAAATCGCAACGTTCCTCTTCTCACCAGCCTCTGCCGGCATCCCCGTTCCACCGGCTTACACGGCACCTCCCGCCTTGGGTGCTGCCGCGCAGGGACCCGGGATCAGGGTTGGGACATCCAGGATCTGCCGCTCCTGGGCGACTGAAATTGGGGCTTTCTga